From one Mytilus galloprovincialis chromosome 13, xbMytGall1.hap1.1, whole genome shotgun sequence genomic stretch:
- the LOC143057780 gene encoding alkaline phosphatase-like, with protein sequence MAYRTLTSFLLVCVSYSLCQGQIDPPETDWDKLATDSLNKALKQTYNTNLAKNIILFIGDGMGVSTVTAARIYKGQKQGHPGEEMILKFEEFPHVALSKTYGNDRQVPDSAQTATALMSGYKTNFYIVGFNDKVTEGNCSAETEENKLKSILHHFNDAGRSTGVVTTARLTHATPASSYANSANRDWEYDAILRETNVAGNCKDIAYQLVYDNSYIQVAMGGGRTRFLPNTTTDTEDGSKGKRTDGLNLVSEWQKKQNEKGRRNQYVTNKLEFERIDPATTDSVLGLFESSHMQYEVDRNKANDGEPSLEEMTEKAIKILKKNTKGFFLLVEGGRIDHGHHDNTAKRALEEVLTFENAVRKAIKLTNQEETLIIVTADHSHVFSIGGYPYRGNDILGLANPLLYEPSLDKLPYTTISYGNGPGMNYTIVGRENITGVDTTSDNYVQQSAVPVASESHGGEDVPIFAMGPMSHLIHGVQEQHYVGHVMQFAACVGKYSNNCDRKVTNPHSASSANEIQFSFLRMIIYGILGVIHSMCLF encoded by the exons ATGGCGTATAGAACTTTGACATCGTTTCTACTTGTCTGTGTTTCCTATTCATTATGCCAAG GACAAATAGATCCTCCCGAGACAGACTGGGACAAACTAGCAACTGACAGTTTAAACAAGGCACTCAAACAAACATACAATACTAATTTGGCGAAAAACATTATCTTATTCATCGGAGATGGAATGGGCGTGTCCACCGTTACTGCAGCTAGAATATATAAAGGTCAGAAACAAGGCCATCCTGGGGAAGAGATGATTCTGAAATTTGAAGAATTTCCTCATGTGGCATTGTCAAAG acATACGGAAATGATAGGCAGGTTCCAGACTCTGCACAAACAGCCACGGCGCTGATGAGTGGATATAAAACAAACTTCTACATAGTTGGCTTCAATGACAAGGTCACTGAGGGGAATTGTTCTGCTGAAACTGAAGAGAACAAACTTAAATCTATTCTTCATCACTTTAATGATGCCG GTAGATCAACAGGTGTGGTAACGACTGCACGACTGACCCACGCTACCCCTGCCTCGTCCTATGCCAACAGTGCTAACAGAGACTGGGAATACGATGCTATACTCAGAGAAACAAATGTTGCAGGAAACTGTAAAGATATTGCTTACCAACTTGTTTATGACAATTCGTATATACAG GTTGCCATGGGCGGCGGAAGAACGAGGTTTTTACCTAATACCACTACTGATACAGAGGACGGCAGCAAGGGTAAAAGAACTGATGGCTTGAATCTGGTATCT GAATggcaaaagaaacaaaatgaaaagGGAAGGCGTAATCAATATGTAACTAATAAACTGGAATTTGAAAGGATAGATCCAGCTACCACAGACTCTGTACTAG GCCTATTTGAATCATCACATATGCAGTATGAAGTGGATAGAAATAAAGCAAACGACGGAGAGCCTAGCTTAGAGGAAATGACTGAAAAAGCAATTAAAATCCTTAAAAAGAACACGAAAGGATTTTTCTTATTGGTTGAAG GTGGTCGTATTGACCATGGTCATCATGACAATACTGCAAAGAGAGCATTAGAAGAAGTATTAACATTCGAGAACGCAGTGAGGAAAGCCATTAAACTGACCAATCAGGAAGAGACATTAATAATAGTAACTGCTGACCATTCACACGTATTCAGTATAGGTGGATATCCGTACAGAGGAAATGATATTTTAG GTCTTGCCAATCCATTATTGTATGAGCCCTCGTTAGATAAGTTACCGTATACAACAATATCTTATGGAAATGGACCGGGTATGAATTATACTATTGTAGGCAGAGAGAATATCACAGGAGTTGATACAA CTTCTGATAATTATGTGCAACAGAGTGCTGTTCCCGTCGCATCCGAGTCACATGGCGGAGAGGATGTACCTATATTTGCCATGGGACCGATGTCACACCTCATTCATGGTGTTCAAGAACAACATTATGTTGGTCACGTGATGCAATTTGCTGCATGCGTGGGGAAGTATTCTAATAATTGCGACCGCAAAGTAACAAATCCACATTCGGCTTCTAGTGCAAATGAGATACAATTTTCCTTTTTAAGAATGATAATATATGGAATTTTAGGAGTAATACATTCAATGTGTCTATTTTAA